The Rosa chinensis cultivar Old Blush chromosome 7, RchiOBHm-V2, whole genome shotgun sequence DNA segment AATTGAGAAAGCACCTTATCTGCATTCACTCCTCTTGTCTTTCCCCGCACCTTTTTTGTTGGACCTTTAACATAATTCTTAATTAATGTACACAAATATTTTAGTTCTCaaaatataacaatatatatatatatataatattgtaTATACCTGTAGGAGGGTCTTGATTACTGGCTGACATCACATTATCATTTTGCTCTTCAGTTGTAACATTTATCAATAGCTGATCATTAGCAGTTTGATGCTGAAGACGTGAACTAATTCTGACCCCTGTCATTATACATATAATTTAGGTATATCCTTCTAATTTGCAATTcatgaaaacaaaattgcattTCGCTCTCTTTTCCCTACACTTCTTagtacataaataattaaagtgATAAAAATTGAATTCAAGAAGACTACAATACTACTTACCAGTAGTAGTTCGTTCTGTAGTGGTACCAATAGCAGAATTGAGTCCATCTTCTACAGAATTTTCGCATCGCTGATCAGTAGTTTGCACACGAGAGCGTTTACTTATTGCACTACCTGTTATTACACACACATgttaaattaatcaataagaGTCAATTAAATAAGTTAAATCTAACTCTCTATAAATATTGTTGTAGCAGAACAAAAATTGAAGAATTACCTGAAGTAGAACGGGATCCATTTGGGCATGGCTGATCAATAGTTTGCACACGAGAGCGTTTACTCGGTGCATTACCTGTTGTTATACATACATGttaaattaaattattaattaatcaatcagCTAAATGAATTATAAacttataaaaaaaacaaaatacaatacGTACCAGTAGTAGGCTTTTGGATGTTAGACACATTGGAACGGCGCATCTTGTGACTAATATTATAAAAATTGCAAAATCAACAAATAACAAACTTCtctgttaaaaaagaaaaaaaaatctatcacGATAGATAAGAAAGCAGTAGCCAAAGAGGCATTAATAAGCctcaaataaatataaatagaaTAATTATCATTACAATTTGTCATTATAAATCTCAATCTCAAAACGTCACACATTATAATAAGGTTTAGTCCacacaaaaaaaatgaataacaaAAAATGAATAGACAAAGGGTAGAAAATATGTGAACAAAAATTGATGGACCACAGAAGACCAAATTCCCAGAGAAGAGTCTACAATTTTTCAGAACATAACTAACATTTAGATATCAGCTAAATGACTTACAAGGGCATAAAATAATCACAAAGGAAGGCTCACAACCAAAAGAACCATACAAACTAGATTTAGATCACAACATCCTTCTTACTGCACATTAATTCTAGATTTTCAATGATGACCGCTCAAGAAGAAACAATTGACATCATCATATCTCATCCAATATTAAAATTATTCAATCCCTGCAACTCTACCTTCATTCGATTATAAAGTTAGATATCAGCCATGTGTTAAGAGTCAATTTCAACCCAATTATTATACCCTTTGTGTTGAACTTGGGATTACAGAATCCACCACGAAAAGAATCAAATCAACTAATTATGAAACTAACTCGAAGACACCTCAATCCAAGGAACCAAGTATAAACAATTCACTCGAAACACTTACAAATAACTAGCAATCGACCCGTTATGTAATTGATTTGTTATTGCACAGAAGCAAGTGAACCACA contains these protein-coding regions:
- the LOC112175729 gene encoding uncharacterized protein LOC112175729, whose protein sequence is MRRSNVSNIQKPTTGNAPSKRSRVQTIDQPCPNGSRSTSGSAISKRSRVQTTDQRCENSVEDGLNSAIGTTTERTTTGVRISSRLQHQTANDQLLINVTTEEQNDNVMSASNQDPPTGPTKKVRGKTRGVNADKVLSQLNAKIPVTLTEQNGRPTGPYAEMLANEIGFTVRNHAPLNVEKWKKIPKIEVDKLVKRITNKFDIDMSLPWVERYVITTCQTVFCNFRYKLKKHFEKFSTIEEAIENKHDDVKTQEEWEFLCARFSSEKFQIRS